From a single Polyangiaceae bacterium genomic region:
- a CDS encoding metallophosphoesterase family protein, with product MRLGILSDIHANYEALSAVIEAFKSESIDAYYCLGDTVGYGGSPNECADLVRGLVKSTILGNHDAAVAGRMDYSYYYEAARHALDQHANMLSKENMDWLRGLPYQIRLSDEDALLCHGSPVRLEEFEYIFAPEQARECLPIYDELGHITLIGHSHLCKVFALTPDSVEELPPIDFDLAPDKKYIVSVGSVGQPRDYDNRASFTVFDSTEKRFEFKRAEYDIETAADKVLRAKLERNFAHRLFIGV from the coding sequence AAGCGCTGAGCGCGGTCATCGAGGCATTCAAGAGCGAGAGCATCGACGCTTACTACTGCCTCGGCGACACGGTGGGTTACGGCGGTTCGCCGAACGAGTGCGCGGATCTCGTGCGCGGTCTCGTGAAGTCCACCATCTTGGGCAATCACGACGCCGCCGTCGCCGGGCGCATGGACTACTCGTACTACTACGAGGCGGCGCGCCACGCGTTGGATCAGCACGCCAACATGCTCTCGAAAGAGAACATGGATTGGCTTCGCGGGCTGCCCTATCAGATCCGCCTGAGCGACGAGGACGCCCTCTTGTGCCACGGCTCTCCGGTGCGTCTGGAAGAGTTCGAGTACATCTTCGCTCCGGAACAAGCTCGGGAGTGTTTGCCGATCTACGACGAGCTCGGGCACATCACGCTGATCGGACACTCTCACCTGTGCAAGGTGTTCGCCCTCACGCCAGACTCGGTGGAAGAGCTCCCGCCCATCGATTTCGATCTGGCGCCGGACAAGAAGTACATCGTGAGCGTGGGCTCCGTGGGTCAGCCCCGGGACTACGACAACCGGGCCAGCTTCACCGTGTTCGACTCCACGGAGAAGCGCTTCGAGTTCAAGCGAGCGGAGTACGACATCGAAACCGCCGCGGACAAGGTGCTGCGCGCCAAGCTCGAGCGGAACTTCGCGCATCGGTTGTTCATCGGCGTCTGA